In the genome of Cryptomeria japonica chromosome 8, Sugi_1.0, whole genome shotgun sequence, one region contains:
- the LOC131077252 gene encoding uncharacterized protein LOC131077252: MPGLALLDSAKPVELQCDASGEGVAAVLMQDKHPIVFESRKLRCPESLYSIYDKEMLAIMHALAKLRQYLLGRKNNIVADALSRRPHLSSICELTADLRDLLLADYAKNQFATSIVEGTIHGEKYSLVDELKLKEKQRIERSFELDDMVYLRLQPFRQSTLKKSGAEKLKPCFYGPFRVIRRVGVMVFKLELLVSSRVHNVFHVSRLKKAVGHNVIVSSDLPPLDEKGELVLVLDAILDVTERLLRRRTIQEYFLKWKDLPVEDATWENKEVLQHPGLRLVEDKLFW, from the exons ATGCCTGGTTTGGCCTTACTAGATTCAGCCAAGCCTGTTGAGTTGCAATGTGATGCGTCAGGAGAAGGCGTTGCTGCAGTTcttatgcaagacaagcatcctatTGTCTTTGAAAGTAGAAAGTTGAGATGCCCTGAAAGCCTATATTCaatctatgacaaggagatgcttgccataatgcatgcccttgcgaaATTAAGGCAGTATCTGCTGGGAA GGAAGAACAACATAGTGGCCGATGCCCTTTCACGGAGACCCCATCTAAGCTCTATATGTGAGCTTACTGCTGATTTGAGGGACctattgcttgctgattatgccaaaaatcagtttgcaaccagcattgtTGAAGGCACTATTCATGGTGAAAAGTACAGTTTGGTTGATGAATTGAAGTTGAAGGAGAAG CAACGTATTGAGCGCTCATTTGAGCTGGATGATATGGTCTACCTAAGACTTCAGCCcttcagacagtctactctcaagaaaaGTGGAGCAGAAAAACTCAAGCCATGTTTTTATGGACCATTCAGGGTCATCAGGAGAGTGGGAGTTATGGTTTTCAAGTTGGAGCTGCTAGTGAGTAGCCGAGTACATAATGTCTTCCACGTGTCACGCCTCAAAAAGGCGGTTGGGCACAATGTGATAGTCTCTTCTGATTTGCCTCCTTTGGATGAAAAGGGAGAATTGGTTCTAGTTCTTGACGCCATCCTTGATGTCACGGAACGATTATTGAGAAGGAGAACCATCCAAGAGTATTTCCTTAAGTGGAAGGACTTACCGgtggaggatgctacatgggagaataaGGAGGTTTTACAGCATCCTGGCTTGAGATTGGTCGAGGACAAGCTATTTTGGTAA